One window from the genome of Streptomyces cadmiisoli encodes:
- a CDS encoding ABC transporter ATP-binding protein produces MATHSGGLTEAEGAAAVRIRNVVRSFGQRTVLDGLDLTIAPGEFVALLGRSGSGKSTLLRALAGLDHDVAGSGDLTSPEHVSVVFQDARLLPWKRLLDNVVLGLDGPLAEERGRAALDEVGLAGREQAWPVELSGGEQQRVSLARSLVREPQLLLADEPFGALDALTRIRMHTLLKRLCERHRPAVLLVTHDVDEAIVLADRVVVLDRGRIAADIPVVLPAPRRHGSTEYASLRDRLLVQLGVDLVEEDSAA; encoded by the coding sequence ATGGCGACGCACTCTGGCGGGCTGACCGAGGCCGAAGGCGCCGCGGCGGTCCGGATCCGGAACGTGGTGCGCTCCTTCGGGCAGCGCACGGTGCTCGACGGCCTCGACCTGACCATCGCGCCCGGAGAGTTCGTGGCCCTGCTCGGACGCAGCGGATCGGGCAAGAGCACGCTGCTGCGCGCGCTGGCCGGACTCGACCACGACGTGGCGGGCAGTGGCGACCTCACCTCCCCCGAGCATGTGTCCGTCGTCTTCCAGGACGCCCGGCTGCTGCCCTGGAAGCGGCTGCTCGACAATGTCGTCCTCGGGCTGGACGGACCGCTCGCCGAGGAGCGCGGCAGGGCGGCCCTCGACGAGGTCGGCCTCGCGGGCCGCGAGCAGGCCTGGCCGGTCGAGTTGTCGGGCGGCGAACAGCAGCGGGTCTCCCTCGCGCGCTCCCTGGTGCGCGAACCGCAGCTGCTGCTCGCCGACGAGCCCTTCGGCGCGCTGGACGCGCTCACCCGGATCAGGATGCACACACTGCTCAAGCGCCTGTGCGAGCGGCACCGGCCGGCCGTGCTCCTGGTCACGCACGACGTGGACGAGGCGATCGTGCTCGCGGACCGGGTCGTCGTGCTCGACCGCGGCCGGATCGCCGCGGACATCCCCGTGGTGCTGCCCGCACCGCGCCGCCACGGCAGCACCGAGTACGCGTCCCTGCGCGACCGGCTGCTCGTGCAACTCGGAGTGGACCTCGTGGAGGAGGACAGCGCCGCATGA
- a CDS encoding DUF4360 domain-containing protein, whose translation MAAGLLLSSAIAALFATAVPATDPSTGIVDPPPDRIVIKIATVNGSGCPQGTAAVAVSPDNTAFTVTYSDYLAQIGGNADPTAFRKNCQLNLIVHVPQGFTYAIASADYRGFASLQPGANAVQRASYYFQGSSNTVFKNHPFRGPYSDNWQATDTTEWAQLVWSPCGVQRNFNINTEIRVGAGTSDPTKSSFMTMDSTDGDISTVYQLAWKECPES comes from the coding sequence ATGGCTGCTGGTCTGCTGCTGAGCAGTGCGATCGCCGCTCTGTTCGCCACCGCGGTCCCCGCGACGGACCCGTCGACCGGGATCGTCGACCCGCCCCCGGACCGGATCGTCATCAAGATCGCCACGGTGAACGGATCCGGCTGCCCGCAGGGCACCGCCGCCGTCGCCGTGTCGCCGGACAACACGGCGTTCACCGTGACCTACAGCGACTACCTCGCCCAGATCGGCGGCAACGCCGACCCCACGGCGTTCCGCAAGAACTGTCAGCTCAATCTGATCGTCCACGTGCCGCAGGGCTTCACCTACGCCATCGCCAGCGCGGACTACCGGGGTTTCGCCTCGCTCCAGCCCGGTGCCAACGCCGTTCAGCGGGCGTCGTACTACTTCCAGGGCTCCTCGAACACCGTCTTCAAGAACCACCCCTTCCGCGGCCCCTACAGCGACAACTGGCAGGCCACCGACACCACCGAGTGGGCCCAACTGGTCTGGTCGCCGTGCGGTGTCCAGCGCAACTTCAACATCAACACCGAGATCCGGGTCGGCGCGGGCACGTCCGACCCCACCAAGAGCAGCTTCATGACGATGGACTCGACCGACGGGGACATCAGCACCGTCTACCAACTCGCATGGAAGGAGTGCCCCGAGTCCTGA
- a CDS encoding LLM class flavin-dependent oxidoreductase translates to MSARKLHLNLFVYPGGHHEAAWRHHGTDPGHLLDIGFYQDLARRAEQAAFDAVFFADGPSLADNVRYASRFRLEPFTWLSAVAAATRRIGLIATASTTYTEPYNLARLFASLDHLSGGRAGWNIVTTGAPQAAGNFGLDAHPVHAERYERAREFVDVVTRLWDSWEDEALVADQKSGLFADTDRIHEINHVGRHLKVRGPLNLPRSPQGRPVYVQAGSSQDGRAFAVAHAEAVFTAHQTLRSGQDFYADLKARAATLGRNPDRILILPGISPFIGSTEAEARALHEEFDELTQPEYSLQLLHRLLGLRLTAEELDGPVPRRLIETGGERGNGSRFQLVLDIIDREQPTVRQLLHRLAGARGHRVVTGTPEQVADQIQEWFEHGAADGFNVMPPWLPGGFDVFVDQVVPILRARGLFRTAYDGTTLREHYGLPRPASAPASSKEYA, encoded by the coding sequence ATGAGCGCCCGCAAGCTGCACCTGAACCTGTTCGTCTACCCGGGCGGCCACCACGAGGCCGCCTGGCGCCACCACGGCACCGATCCCGGCCACCTCCTGGACATCGGCTTCTACCAGGACCTCGCTCGCCGGGCCGAACAGGCCGCGTTCGACGCCGTGTTCTTCGCCGACGGCCCGTCCCTGGCCGACAACGTGCGCTACGCCAGCCGGTTCCGGCTGGAGCCGTTCACCTGGCTGTCCGCCGTGGCCGCCGCCACCCGGCGGATCGGGCTGATCGCCACCGCCTCCACCACCTACACCGAGCCGTACAACCTGGCACGGCTGTTCGCGTCGCTGGACCACCTCAGCGGGGGACGCGCCGGGTGGAACATCGTCACCACCGGTGCTCCGCAGGCAGCCGGCAACTTCGGCCTCGACGCACACCCGGTGCACGCCGAACGCTACGAGCGGGCCCGGGAGTTCGTCGACGTCGTGACCAGGCTGTGGGACAGCTGGGAGGACGAGGCCCTGGTCGCCGACCAGAAGAGCGGGCTGTTCGCCGACACCGACCGCATCCACGAGATCAACCACGTCGGGCGGCACCTGAAGGTGCGGGGACCGCTCAACCTGCCTCGCTCACCGCAGGGCCGCCCCGTCTACGTGCAGGCGGGATCCTCCCAGGACGGCCGGGCCTTCGCGGTGGCGCATGCCGAGGCCGTGTTCACCGCCCACCAGACGCTGCGCAGCGGCCAGGACTTCTACGCCGACCTCAAGGCCCGCGCCGCGACCCTCGGCCGCAACCCCGACCGGATCCTGATCCTGCCCGGAATCAGCCCCTTCATCGGCTCCACCGAGGCGGAGGCACGCGCACTGCACGAGGAGTTCGACGAACTCACCCAGCCCGAGTACTCCCTCCAACTCCTCCACCGCCTGCTGGGCCTCAGGCTCACCGCCGAGGAACTCGACGGACCCGTGCCGCGCCGGCTCATCGAGACCGGCGGCGAGCGCGGCAACGGCAGCCGCTTCCAGCTCGTCCTCGACATCATCGACCGCGAACAGCCCACCGTCCGACAGCTTCTGCACCGTCTTGCGGGAGCCCGCGGACACCGTGTCGTCACCGGCACCCCCGAGCAGGTCGCCGACCAGATCCAGGAGTGGTTCGAGCACGGCGCCGCCGACGGCTTCAACGTCATGCCGCCCTGGCTGCCCGGCGGCTTCGACGTCTTCGTCGACCAGGTGGTGCCGATCCTGCGCGCACGCGGCCTGTTCCGCACGGCGTACGACGGCACCACCCTGCGCGAGCACTACGGACTGCCACGCCCCGCCTCCGCCCCCGCCTCGTCCAAGGAGTACGCGTGA
- a CDS encoding LacI family DNA-binding transcriptional regulator codes for MTRRGPTLEDVARVAGVSRATVSRVVNGVRNVDPHIQETVRRAITHTGYTPNQAARSLVTRRTGTVALVFSADGDPVAARVFADPFFGRVVDGALRFLHERAVQPVMLVADSAQARTRVVDYLSRGAADGALVVPLDAADPLPGMLVTAGIPMVLFGRPPAEVRTGFVDLDNAAGARMAAAHLSARGRRRLAVIAAPDSAPAARERLNGFLEASALAGIEEVPVVSGRFTADSGRRAMARLLREHPGLDGVFAANDLMALGACQYLRERGVSVPGDIAVVGFDDSSAATECGPPLTTVRQPVEHMAAAMARLLVEQLQGVGATCSSEMFEPLLVVRESA; via the coding sequence GTGACCAGGAGGGGACCGACGCTGGAGGACGTCGCGCGCGTGGCCGGGGTGTCCCGGGCGACGGTGTCGCGTGTGGTCAACGGTGTGCGCAACGTCGACCCGCACATCCAGGAAACGGTCCGCCGCGCCATCACGCACACCGGTTACACGCCCAACCAGGCGGCCAGGTCCCTGGTGACACGCCGCACGGGAACGGTGGCGTTGGTGTTCTCCGCGGACGGCGACCCGGTCGCCGCCCGGGTGTTCGCCGATCCGTTCTTCGGGCGGGTGGTGGACGGCGCTCTCCGCTTCCTGCACGAACGGGCCGTGCAGCCGGTGATGCTGGTGGCGGACTCGGCGCAGGCCAGGACCCGGGTCGTCGACTACCTGAGCCGGGGCGCCGCCGACGGAGCACTCGTCGTTCCGCTCGACGCGGCCGATCCGCTGCCCGGCATGCTGGTCACCGCGGGCATCCCCATGGTGCTGTTCGGCCGCCCTCCGGCCGAGGTCCGGACCGGTTTCGTCGACCTGGACAATGCGGCGGGCGCCCGGATGGCGGCCGCACACCTGTCTGCGCGGGGACGGCGACGCCTCGCCGTCATCGCCGCGCCCGACTCCGCTCCGGCGGCCCGGGAGCGTCTGAACGGCTTCCTGGAGGCGTCGGCCCTGGCGGGCATCGAGGAAGTGCCCGTCGTCAGCGGGCGGTTCACGGCGGACAGCGGCCGACGGGCGATGGCCCGGCTGCTGCGGGAGCACCCCGGGCTCGACGGGGTGTTCGCCGCGAACGACCTGATGGCGCTGGGCGCCTGCCAGTACCTGCGGGAGCGCGGGGTGTCGGTGCCCGGTGACATCGCCGTGGTGGGCTTCGACGACTCCAGCGCCGCGACGGAGTGCGGTCCCCCGCTGACGACCGTGCGCCAGCCCGTGGAACACATGGCGGCGGCCATGGCGCGGCTGCTCGTCGAACAACTCCAAGGCGTCGGTGCGACATGCTCATCGGAGATGTTCGAGCCGCTATTGGTGGTGCGCGAGTCGGCCTGA
- a CDS encoding helix-turn-helix domain-containing protein, with protein MPLTPPLVLEGVFDSGLAALLDVLRGANVSERTLQRAVRRTLGTSPVRFVQDLRVERASHLLRTTGLPLEAIARKVGYEHANTLRILLRERMGTTASALRAR; from the coding sequence ATGCCCCTGACGCCCCCGCTCGTCCTCGAAGGTGTCTTCGACTCCGGACTCGCCGCGCTGCTCGACGTGCTCCGGGGCGCCAACGTCAGCGAGCGCACCCTTCAACGGGCCGTGCGCCGCACGCTGGGCACGTCGCCGGTGCGGTTCGTCCAGGATCTGCGGGTCGAGCGGGCCTCACACCTGTTGCGGACCACGGGCCTGCCCCTGGAGGCCATCGCGCGCAAGGTCGGCTACGAGCACGCCAATACGCTCCGGATCCTGCTGCGCGAGCGCATGGGAACGACGGCGAGCGCGCTGCGCGCACGATGA
- a CDS encoding vanadium-dependent haloperoxidase translates to MTPPESRPARRSLLAVGAATAATAFGIAPRAAAARPSTVLTWYDATAETIAVAGATTQVTNSRTWAIAWLAAARATRDVPAGVHRATHQEAALAAAVHHVLVSLVPSRAEQLDTTLRQTLASLPPGRARDLGVAAGRRRAGHVLAHRQGDGLDPASVNAPYPVPAPAPGVWQPTPPSFAPAAQYGNRLARPFLLRSPSQLRPGPPPALDSRRYAADLAEVRAYGAVDSTVRSPHQTETADFWYGSSLTLYTEPLRVALFRSRHTTAELARDVAVFHVALVDTQVATSDSKYAHERWRPVTAIRTGSIDPDPDWTPLHTTPAHPDHPSGHNTYSGAAEVVLAAFFGARTAPFDLTSPTAPGVTRTYTAWRQLSDENVEARVLSGIHTRSADEAGIELGARVARFALEHQRELFARGPV, encoded by the coding sequence GTGACCCCGCCAGAATCCCGGCCCGCCCGCCGCAGCCTTCTCGCCGTCGGCGCGGCCACCGCCGCCACCGCGTTCGGCATCGCCCCGCGGGCCGCGGCCGCACGCCCGTCCACGGTCCTCACCTGGTACGACGCCACGGCCGAGACCATCGCCGTGGCCGGCGCCACCACACAGGTCACCAACAGCCGCACCTGGGCCATCGCCTGGCTCGCGGCGGCCCGCGCCACCCGAGACGTGCCCGCCGGCGTCCACCGGGCCACCCACCAGGAGGCGGCGCTCGCCGCGGCGGTGCACCACGTGCTGGTCTCCCTGGTGCCGAGCCGAGCCGAGCAGCTGGACACGACGCTGCGGCAGACCCTCGCCTCGCTGCCTCCCGGACGGGCACGGGACCTCGGGGTCGCGGCCGGACGGCGCCGGGCCGGGCACGTCCTCGCCCACCGGCAGGGCGACGGTCTCGACCCCGCCTCCGTCAACGCGCCCTATCCGGTCCCGGCCCCCGCCCCCGGTGTGTGGCAGCCGACACCACCGTCCTTCGCGCCCGCCGCGCAGTACGGCAACCGGCTCGCCAGGCCGTTCCTGCTCCGCTCCCCGAGCCAGTTGAGACCGGGTCCGCCGCCGGCTCTCGACTCCCGCCGCTACGCCGCCGATCTCGCCGAGGTACGTGCCTACGGCGCCGTGGACAGCACGGTGCGCAGCCCGCACCAGACGGAGACGGCCGACTTCTGGTACGGCTCCTCCCTGACCCTCTACACCGAGCCGCTACGGGTGGCGCTGTTCCGCTCGCGGCACACAACGGCCGAGCTGGCGCGGGATGTCGCCGTGTTCCATGTCGCGCTGGTCGATACACAGGTGGCGACCTCGGACAGCAAGTACGCCCATGAGCGGTGGCGCCCGGTCACCGCCATCCGTACCGGTTCCATCGACCCCGACCCGGACTGGACACCGCTGCACACGACGCCGGCCCACCCCGACCACCCGAGCGGCCACAACACCTACTCGGGGGCGGCGGAGGTCGTCCTGGCGGCGTTCTTCGGTGCCCGCACCGCCCCGTTCGACCTGACCAGCCCGACCGCGCCGGGCGTGACCAGGACCTACACCGCCTGGCGGCAGCTGTCCGACGAGAACGTCGAGGCGCGCGTCCTGTCCGGCATCCACACCCGGTCGGCCGACGAGGCGGGCATCGAACTGGGCGCGCGAGTGGCCCGGTTCGCACTGGAACACCAACGGGAGCTGTTCGCCCGCGGGCCCGTCTGA
- a CDS encoding hemerythrin domain-containing protein, which yields MGHGGNVIEELVTDHREVEELFGKIEALPPGDRKRKLHTDQVTMELVRHSVAEEAYLYPAIRRYLTGGDTMADREIDDHSRAERLMKDLEGREPDDAEFDRLIGMLMSEVRMHIADEEQNLFPMLSVACPAEALDDLGDKVRQAKKTAPTRPHPFAPDRPPANKLLSPGVGLVDRLRDALTGRGKPG from the coding sequence ATGGGACATGGTGGGAACGTCATCGAGGAACTGGTGACCGATCACCGGGAGGTCGAGGAACTCTTCGGGAAGATCGAGGCCCTGCCGCCCGGCGACAGGAAACGCAAGCTGCACACGGATCAGGTCACGATGGAGCTGGTCCGGCACTCGGTGGCCGAAGAGGCCTACCTGTATCCGGCGATTCGCCGGTATCTGACGGGTGGCGACACCATGGCCGACCGGGAGATCGACGACCATTCCAGGGCCGAGCGGCTCATGAAGGACCTGGAGGGTCGCGAGCCGGACGACGCCGAGTTCGACAGGCTGATCGGCATGCTGATGAGCGAGGTCCGCATGCACATCGCCGACGAGGAGCAGAACCTCTTCCCGATGCTGAGCGTGGCCTGCCCCGCCGAGGCCCTCGACGATCTCGGGGACAAAGTGCGTCAGGCCAAGAAGACGGCGCCGACCCGGCCGCACCCCTTCGCACCGGACCGGCCCCCGGCCAACAAACTGCTGTCGCCGGGTGTCGGACTGGTGGACCGGCTGCGCGACGCGCTGACGGGGCGGGGCAAACCCGGCTGA
- a CDS encoding discoidin domain-containing protein: MPSLGKPPVLRRSTPALRRATVGALVSSLIGTLLALVPATAAHAAPVLLSQGRTATASSTEGAAFAASAAVDGDLTGTRWASQWSDSQWFQVDLGTTADISRVVLTWEAAYGKAYDIQLSDNGSDWRTVRSVTAGDGATDDLAVSGSGRYVRLQGVTRGTGYGYSLWEFQVYGEGGTPQLPGGGDLGPNVHVIDPSTPDIQGKLDAVFRQQESAQFGSGRHAFLFKPGTYHNLNAQIGFYTQISGLGLRPDDTHINGDITVDAGWFDGNATQNFWRSAENLSVSPVNGTNRWAVSQASSFRRMHVRGGLNLAPNGYGWASGGYIADSKVDGQVGNYSQQQWYTRDSSIGGWSNSVWNQVFSGVEGAPATGFPEPRYTTLNTTPVSREKPFLYLDGTEYKVFAPAKRTDARGTSWGSGTPQGQSIPLSRFYVVKPGTTAATINQALAQGLHLLFTPGIHHVDRTIEVNRPDTIVLGLGLATVIPDKGVTAMRVADVDGVRLAGFLIDAGPVNSPTLLEIGPQNAAADHSANPTTVQDVYIRIGGAGAGKATTSMVVNSDDTVIDHTWVWRADHGEGVGWETNRADYGVRVNGDDVLATGLFVEHFNKYDVEWYGERGRTIFFQNEKAYDAPDQAAIQNGSTKGFAAYRVDDSVNTHEGWGMGSYCYYNVDPTIRQDHGFKAPVKPGVRFHSLLTVSLSGNGQFEHVINDTGAPTQGTSTVPSTVVSYP; this comes from the coding sequence ATGCCTTCGCTCGGGAAACCGCCGGTTCTCCGGCGATCCACCCCGGCACTCAGACGCGCCACCGTCGGCGCACTGGTGTCGTCGCTGATCGGCACACTGTTAGCCCTCGTCCCGGCGACCGCGGCACACGCCGCCCCCGTGCTGCTCTCGCAGGGCCGTACGGCGACCGCTTCGTCGACCGAGGGAGCGGCGTTCGCCGCCTCCGCCGCCGTCGACGGCGATCTGACGGGCACCCGCTGGGCGAGTCAGTGGAGCGACAGCCAGTGGTTCCAGGTCGACCTCGGTACGACCGCGGACATCAGTCGTGTCGTGCTGACCTGGGAAGCGGCTTATGGCAAGGCCTACGACATCCAGCTGTCCGACAACGGCAGCGACTGGCGGACGGTGAGGTCCGTGACGGCCGGCGACGGCGCGACCGACGACCTGGCCGTCTCCGGCAGTGGCCGCTATGTGCGTCTCCAGGGCGTGACCCGGGGTACCGGCTACGGCTACTCCCTGTGGGAGTTCCAGGTCTACGGCGAGGGCGGCACACCGCAGCTGCCCGGCGGCGGCGACCTCGGCCCCAACGTGCACGTCATCGACCCGTCCACCCCCGACATCCAGGGCAAGCTGGACGCGGTCTTCCGGCAGCAGGAGTCCGCGCAGTTCGGCAGCGGCCGCCACGCCTTCCTCTTCAAGCCGGGCACGTACCACAACCTCAACGCGCAGATAGGCTTCTACACCCAGATCTCCGGTCTCGGTCTCAGGCCGGACGACACCCACATCAACGGTGACATCACCGTCGACGCCGGCTGGTTCGACGGCAACGCCACCCAGAACTTCTGGCGCTCCGCCGAGAACCTCTCGGTCAGCCCGGTCAACGGCACCAACCGGTGGGCGGTCTCGCAGGCCTCGTCCTTCCGCCGTATGCACGTCCGCGGCGGTCTCAACCTCGCACCGAACGGCTACGGCTGGGCCAGCGGCGGCTACATCGCCGACTCGAAGGTCGACGGTCAGGTCGGGAACTACTCGCAACAGCAGTGGTACACCCGGGACAGCTCCATCGGCGGCTGGTCGAACTCCGTGTGGAACCAGGTCTTCTCCGGCGTCGAGGGCGCTCCCGCCACCGGCTTCCCCGAGCCGCGCTACACCACCCTGAACACCACCCCCGTCTCGCGGGAGAAGCCGTTCCTCTACCTGGACGGCACCGAGTACAAGGTGTTCGCGCCGGCCAAGCGCACCGACGCCCGCGGCACGAGCTGGGGGAGCGGCACACCGCAGGGTCAGTCCATCCCGCTCAGCCGGTTCTACGTGGTCAAGCCCGGCACCACCGCCGCCACCATCAACCAGGCACTGGCCCAGGGCCTGCACCTGCTGTTCACACCCGGCATCCACCACGTCGACCGGACGATCGAGGTCAACCGGCCCGACACCATCGTGCTGGGCCTCGGACTGGCCACCGTCATCCCGGACAAGGGTGTGACCGCGATGAGGGTCGCCGACGTCGACGGTGTGCGCCTGGCCGGCTTCCTGATCGACGCCGGACCGGTCAACTCGCCCACCCTGCTGGAGATCGGCCCGCAGAACGCGGCCGCCGACCACTCCGCCAACCCCACCACCGTGCAGGACGTCTACATCCGCATCGGCGGCGCGGGCGCCGGCAAGGCCACCACCAGCATGGTGGTCAACAGCGACGACACCGTCATCGACCACACCTGGGTGTGGCGCGCCGACCACGGCGAGGGCGTCGGCTGGGAGACCAACCGGGCCGACTACGGCGTACGGGTCAACGGTGACGACGTCCTGGCCACCGGACTGTTCGTCGAGCACTTCAACAAGTACGACGTCGAGTGGTACGGCGAGCGCGGCCGCACGATCTTCTTCCAGAACGAGAAGGCGTACGACGCACCCGACCAGGCCGCCATCCAGAACGGCAGTACCAAGGGATTCGCGGCCTACCGCGTCGACGACTCCGTCAACACGCACGAGGGCTGGGGCATGGGCAGCTACTGCTACTACAACGTGGATCCGACGATCCGTCAGGACCATGGATTCAAGGCGCCGGTGAAGCCCGGTGTGAGGTTCCACAGCCTGCTCACCGTCTCGCTCAGCGGCAACGGCCAGTTCGAGCACGTCATCAATGACACGGGCGCCCCCACCCAGGGCACCTCGACCGTCCCCTCGACCGTCGTCTCCTATCCCTGA
- a CDS encoding SpoIIE family protein phosphatase: protein MLYSFPPAGDALWLEAMTGAPREMCLPWTRVGLSEPIPVADAVRGGELVWVADMEEMARRYPRSSLVLPYAFAMAAAPLTAEGTAVGGLVLLWPASHPPWLSDDERKALDKGCRRLGHLLRQVAVSDGPAPPDEPRLLPHPLCARGAPAGAGELSAFIARLPGAACALDLTGRFTFVTPEAARLLGADAAELVGALPWAALPWMDVPEAEDRYRAALVSEQPTTFTAVRPPDTPLLFELYPDPSGISVRITPGGPRPERPAAPDRPPAHPAATVDEPLKTGPGRAGLLYHLVYLAASLTEAVGVQDVVKQAADQLMPALGASAMALMAPQDGRLRILGHRGYDAGLMALFDDLPLTADTPAVRVLDTCAPQFFADFGELEEAYPGVVHLDDKVSWAFLPLIASGRAVGSLVLAYDRPQRFPPTERAVLTALVGLVGQALERGRLYDTQYTVAHHLQAALLPRYLPAPPGLRIAARYRPAGHGLEVGGDFYDLILLDGTTAAAAIGDVQGHDIEAAALMGQVRTAVHGHATAAALPGDVLATTNRLLVDLDPGRFASCLYAHLDLVAQSVCLASAGHPPAVLRHTDGRTEVLRIPPGLLLGIERCADYPAVEYPLPPGSVLVLYTDGLVEQPGLDPDDAVTALAECVARADPGDLDAMADHLIGRTGDPVDDIALLLIGVGRPGA, encoded by the coding sequence ATGCTGTACAGCTTTCCCCCGGCGGGTGACGCCCTGTGGCTGGAGGCCATGACGGGCGCGCCCCGCGAGATGTGCCTCCCGTGGACCAGAGTGGGACTGTCGGAGCCCATCCCGGTGGCGGACGCCGTACGCGGCGGTGAACTGGTGTGGGTCGCCGACATGGAGGAGATGGCGCGCCGCTACCCGCGCAGCTCCCTCGTGCTGCCGTACGCGTTCGCGATGGCCGCCGCACCCCTCACCGCCGAGGGAACGGCCGTCGGCGGACTCGTGCTGCTGTGGCCGGCCTCGCATCCGCCGTGGCTGAGCGACGACGAGCGCAAGGCCCTCGACAAGGGCTGCCGACGGCTGGGACACCTGCTCCGGCAGGTGGCCGTGAGCGACGGACCGGCGCCGCCGGACGAGCCGCGGCTGCTGCCGCACCCGTTGTGCGCCCGCGGTGCTCCGGCCGGAGCGGGCGAACTGTCGGCCTTCATCGCCCGGCTGCCCGGAGCGGCCTGCGCGCTGGACCTCACCGGCCGGTTCACGTTCGTCACCCCGGAAGCGGCACGGCTCCTCGGGGCGGACGCCGCCGAACTCGTGGGCGCCCTGCCGTGGGCGGCCCTGCCGTGGATGGACGTCCCCGAAGCGGAGGACCGCTACCGCGCCGCCCTGGTCAGTGAGCAGCCCACCACCTTCACCGCCGTACGCCCGCCGGACACCCCGCTCCTCTTCGAGCTCTACCCGGATCCCTCCGGCATCAGTGTCCGGATCACCCCGGGCGGACCCCGGCCCGAGCGGCCCGCGGCCCCCGACCGTCCACCCGCCCACCCGGCCGCGACGGTCGACGAACCCCTGAAGACCGGACCGGGCCGGGCCGGGCTGCTCTACCACCTCGTGTACCTGGCGGCCTCGCTCACCGAGGCCGTCGGTGTGCAGGACGTGGTGAAGCAGGCCGCCGACCAGCTGATGCCCGCACTCGGTGCCTCCGCCATGGCTCTGATGGCCCCGCAGGACGGCCGGTTGAGGATCCTCGGCCATCGCGGCTACGACGCCGGACTCATGGCGCTGTTCGACGACCTGCCCCTGACCGCCGACACTCCCGCCGTGCGCGTGCTGGACACCTGCGCTCCGCAGTTCTTCGCCGACTTCGGCGAACTGGAGGAGGCATATCCCGGCGTCGTCCACCTGGACGACAAAGTGTCCTGGGCGTTCCTCCCGCTGATCGCCTCCGGCCGCGCCGTGGGTTCCCTCGTCCTCGCCTACGATCGCCCGCAGCGCTTCCCGCCCACCGAACGCGCGGTGCTCACGGCGCTGGTCGGCCTCGTCGGGCAGGCGCTGGAACGAGGGCGCCTGTACGACACCCAGTACACCGTGGCCCACCATCTCCAGGCCGCGCTGCTGCCCCGGTACCTGCCGGCCCCGCCCGGCCTGCGGATCGCCGCCCGCTACCGCCCGGCCGGCCACGGGCTGGAGGTGGGCGGCGACTTCTACGACCTGATCCTCCTCGACGGGACGACGGCCGCCGCCGCGATCGGCGACGTCCAGGGACACGACATCGAGGCGGCGGCACTGATGGGACAGGTACGCACCGCAGTGCACGGCCACGCGACGGCCGCGGCGCTCCCGGGCGACGTACTCGCCACGACCAACCGCCTGCTCGTCGACCTGGACCCGGGCCGGTTCGCCAGTTGCCTCTACGCGCATCTGGACCTGGTTGCGCAGTCGGTCTGCCTGGCCAGCGCGGGCCACCCGCCCGCGGTGCTCCGGCACACCGACGGCCGCACCGAGGTACTGCGGATCCCTCCCGGGCTGCTCCTCGGAATCGAACGATGCGCCGACTACCCGGCCGTCGAGTACCCGCTCCCGCCCGGAAGCGTCCTCGTCCTGTACACGGACGGACTCGTCGAGCAGCCCGGCCTGGACCCGGACGACGCCGTCACCGCGCTCGCGGAGTGCGTCGCCCGCGCCGATCCCGGTGACCTGGACGCCATGGCCGACCACCTGATCGGCCGGACCGGCGACCCCGTCGACGACATCGCCCTGCTCCTCATCGGTGTCGGCCGCCCCGGAGCCTGA